From Ptychodera flava strain L36383 chromosome 2, AS_Pfla_20210202, whole genome shotgun sequence, the proteins below share one genomic window:
- the LOC139120328 gene encoding uncharacterized protein, with protein MEVKSATSHGLSTYESLLDHGIRSPMTSLPSIPCSKYIVLGNPKMRVPRKRTAHVVWRVPRVQPRRRRRAVFRRVDASDSNEFDQDTLYSDRYGHDEMKILPPLLWDDGQPKNTDLMKEKELIEKYRKGLSYEQIKMQTKLTSAEKVRQRERAVTRVTFKLPPIDEFENGYENGVVIQDSPRDDDESGGSKKSFRRKRACLSPNHKKVCKGSPVCEGEAREFCDVLGQGYCSCCLAYYNRKKHERLMLPIIRANTPKSTTTTSLSRAIQKGAYDKKRSTRKKGKALTSMCLCSKLPRLENNNDDDNAD; from the coding sequence ATGGAGGTGAAAAGTGCGACATCTCATGGCTTGTCGACTTATGAGAGTTTACTTGACCATGGCATTAGGTCTCCGATGACATCACTACCCAGCATACCATGCTCGAAGTACATCGTGTTGGGTAACCCAAAGATGCGTGTTCCGCGCAAGCGCACTGCACATGTTGTGTGGCGGGTGCCCAGAGTCCAGCCGAGGAGACGAAGGCGTGCTGTATTCCGTCGGGTTGATGCCAGCGACAGTAATGAATTTGATCAAGATACACTGTACAGCGATAGGTACGGCCATGACGAGATGAAAATATTACCGCCACTTCTTTGGGATGACGGACAACCCAAGAATACTGACctgatgaaagaaaaagaactaATTGAAAAATATCGAAAAGGTTTGAGTTATGAACAGATCAAAATGCAGACTAAGTTGACGTCAGCGGAGAAGGTGAGACAACGAGAAAGGGCGGTCACGAGGGTAACATTCAAGTTGCCGCCGATCGACGAATTCGAAAACGGTTACGAGAACGGCGTCGTCATTCAGGATTCTCCGCGAGATGACGACGAGAGCGGTGGGTCAAAGAAGAGCTTCAGACGGAAACGTGCCTGCTTGAGTCCCAATCACAAGAAGGTTTGCAAAGGTTCGCCGGTGTGCGAGGGGGAAGCGCGGGAATTTTGTGACGTTCTTGGGCAGGGTTACTGTTCCTGCTGCCTTGCGTACTACAACAGGAAAAAACACGAGCGGCTAATGCTGCCGATCATACGGGCGAACACGCCGAAAAGCACGACGACAACGAGCTTGTCTCGAGCGATTCAGAAAGGAGCATACGACAAGAAGAGGTCCACACGAAAGAAGGGCAAAGCTCTCACCTCGATGTGTTTGTGTTCGAAACTGCCCCGGCTGGAaaacaacaacgacgacgacaacgCGGACTGA